Proteins from one Desmodus rotundus isolate HL8 chromosome 9, HLdesRot8A.1, whole genome shotgun sequence genomic window:
- the ATP8B3 gene encoding phospholipid-transporting ATPase IK isoform X3 yields the protein MSNLYFLFIIILQGVPEISTLPWFTLFTPFVCLLVIRATRDLVDDIGRHRSDRTVNNRPCQVLVGKSFLWKKWRDLCVGDLVRLHKDNIVPADVLLLASTEPSSLCYVETADIDGETNLKFRQAPMAMHRELTSVRKMASFQGKVVCEEPNSRMHHFMGHLKWEGKKYSLDSGNILLRGCKIRNTDTCYGMVIYAGFDTKIMRNCGKIHLKRTKIDRLMNRLVILIFVFLVLISMALTLGFWDKVTEFKAKHHYVAGKHVHSVTTESFLIFCGFLILLSVMVPMSAFFTAEFIHLGNSIFINWDVQMYYEPQDMPAKARNTSLNDQLGQVEYVFSDKTGTLTQNIMTFRKCCINGIVYGPDEEEALPKESPYLWNKFADGKLLFQNARLLGAVHSNEDRTVQEFWRLLAICHTVMAQKKDNQLLYQAASPDEEALVTAARNFGYVFLERTQDSITVVELGEERVYQVLAMMDFNSVRKRMSVLVRNPEGSIHLYTKGADTVLFDRLYKKGLKEWTTEEALTSFAKQTLRTLCLAYRQVGEDMYEEWRQRHQEASVLLQNRAHALHQVYEEMEQDLQLLGATAIEDRLQDGVLETIQCLKQGNIKVWILTGDKPETVVNIGFACRLLSEDMLILEEKEIAQVLEACWESNNNVLSGKGSLKSQLLPQGKTAMVISGEFLDQLLLSLSKEPRPLAQTVNMDVEESWQQPGEQRTDCLQARRISLVWQTLGTWLRSIGLVPQNKESSTCESPRVRRERAFVELASRCQAVICCRMTPRQKALVVALVKKYQNVVTLAIGDGANDVNMIKTADIGVGLVGKEGMQAVQNSDYMLAQFCFLRRLLLVHGRWSYMRVCKFLRYFIYKTLASMMAQIWFAFYSGFTAQPLYEGWFLVLFNLLYTSLPVLYIGLFEQDVSAEQSLELPELYSAGQKDELFNYWVFLQALAHGTATSLVNFFMTLWVSHDMSEPFSDYQSFAVVVALSGLLSITMEVILITRHWTVLFMLAIFFSLCFYVVITWASQSFWLFSIAPRNFPFLYADRNVLSHPSILLVVLLNVCLNTLPVLALRVSYQAFKKKHPKEEKKEAPAEGIAVESLPSLRRESRARRSSYAFSHREGYADLITQGTILQRSPGVNGDTLADHSVPSDEELAPSIKESPWYQRSLSFPGKKRHQHQGKASSEDVRPAPP from the exons ATGTCCAACCTCTACTTCCTTTTTATCATCATCCTCCAG GGCGTCCCTGAGATCTCCACACTGCCCTGGTTCACCCTCTTCACTCCATTCGTCTGCCTCCTTGTCATCCGGGCTACCCGAGACCTGGTGGATGACATC GGACGACACAGGAGTGACAGGACCGTCAACAACAGGCCCTGCCAGGTGCTGGTGGGGAAGAG CTTTCTGTGGAAAAAATGGAGGGACCTGTGTGTGGGGGACCTCGTTCGTCTGCACAAAGACAACATTGTCCCG gccgaTGTGCTCTTGCTGGCCAGCACGGAGCCCAGCAGCTTGTGCTACGTGGAGACAGCCGACATTGATGG GGAGACCAACTTGAAGTTCAGGCAGGCCCCGATGGCCATGCACCGTGAGCTGACCAGCGTGAGGAAGATGGCTTCCTTTCAAG GCAAGGTGGTGTGTGAAGAACCCAATAGTCGAATGCACCACTTTATGGGACACTTGAAGTGGGAGGGCAAGAAATACTCCCTGGACAGTGGCAACATCCTGCTACGTGGCTGCAAGATCCGGAACACAGACACCTGCTACGGAATGGTCATCTATGCCG GTTTTGACACGAAGATCATGAGGAACTGTGGCAAGATCCATCTGAAGAGAACCAAGATAGATCGTCTGATGAACAGGCTGGTGATCCTG ATCTTCGTGTTCCTGGTGCTGATCTCTATGGCTTTGACCTTGGGCTTCTGGGACAAGGTGACAGAATTTAAGGCCAAGCACCACTATGTGGCTGGGAAGCACGTGCACAGTGTGACCACCGAGTCTTTCCTCATCTTCTGCGGCTTCCTCATCCTGCTCAGCGTCATGGTGCCCATGTCCGCGTTCTTCAC AGCTGAATTCATCCATCTGGGGAACAGCATTTTCATCAACTGGGATGTGCAGATGTACTACGAGCCCCAGGACATGCCCGCCAAAGCCCGCAACACCAGCCTCAACGACCAGCTGGGCCAGGTGGAGTACGTCTTCTCCGACAAGACAGGCACGCTCACACAGAACATCATGACCTTCAGGAAGTGCTGCATCAACGGCATCGTCTACG GCCCAGACGAGGAGGAGGCCCTACCTAAG GAGAGCCCCTACCTCTGGAACAAATTTGCCGATGGGAAGCTGCTCTTCCAAAATGCGAGGCTCCTGGGTGCGGTGCACAGCAACGAGGACAGGACGGTGCAGGAGTTCTGGCGCCTGCTGGCCATCTGCCACACGGTGATGGCACAGAAGAAAGACA ACCAGCTGTTGTACCAGGCAGCTTCCCCTGATGAGGAGGCGCTGGTCACAGCAGCCCGGAATTTCGGCTATGTGTTCCTGGAGCGCACGCAGGACAGCATCAcagtggtggagctgggggaggagcgGGTATACCAGGTCCTGGCCATGATGGACTTCAACAGCGTCCGAAAGCGGATGTCCGTGCTGG TCCGAAACCCCGAGGGCTCCATCCACCTCTACACCAAAGGCGCAGACACTGTCCTCTTTGATCGCTTGTATAAGAAAGGCTTGAAAGAGTGGACCACGGAAGAGGCCTTGACG TCCTTTGCCAAGCAGACCCTGCGCACGCTGTGCCTGGCCTACAGACAGGTGGGTGAGGACATGTACGAGGAGTGGCGCCAGCGGCACCAAGAGGCCAGCGTCCTTCTTCAGAACCGGGCCCACGCCCTGCACCAGGTGTATGAGGAGATGGAGCAGGACCTCCAG CTGCTGGGAGCCACAGCCATTGAGGATAGGCTCCAGGACGGCGTCCTGGAAACCATCCAGTGTCTCAAGCAAGGGAACATCAAAGTGTGGATACTCACAGGGGACAAGCCAG AGACGGTGGTGAATATCGGCTTTGCCTGCCGGCTGCTGTCCGAGGACATGCTCATTCTGGAGGAGAAGGAGATAGC TCAGGTGCTGGAGGCCTGCTGGGAGAGCAACAACAACGTGCTGAGCGGCAAGGGCTCTCTGAAGAGCCAGCTCCTGCCACAGGGCAAGACGGCCATGGTCATCAGTGGAGAGTTCCTG GACCAGCTGCTGCTCTCTCTGAGCAAGGAGCCCCGGCCGCTGGCCCAAACTGTGAACATGGACGTGGAGGAGTCCTGGCAGCAGCCAGGTGAGCAGAGGACAGACTGCCTGCAGGCCAGGCGCATCTCTCTGGTGTGGCAGACCCTCGGGACCTGGCTGAGAAGCATAGGGTTGGTGCCGCAGAACAAAGAGTCCAGCACCTGTGAGAGCCCCAGGGTGCGACGGGAGCGGGCCTTTGTGGAACTGGCCTCGAGGTGCCAAGCGGTCATCTGCTGCCGGATGACGCCCAGGCAGAAGGCCTTGGTCGTGGCACTGGTCAAGAAATACCAGAACGTGGTGACCTTGGCCATCGGGGATGGTGCCAACGACGTCAACATGATCAAGA CTGCGGACATCGGTGTAGGCCTGGTGGGCAAGGAGGGCATGCAGGCGGTGCAGAACAGCGACTACATGCTGGCCCAGTTCTGCTTCCTGAGGCGGCTGCTGCTGGTGCACGGCCGCTGGTCCTATATGCGAGTCTGCAAGTTCCTGCGCTACTTCATCTACAAGACTCTGGCCAGCATGATGGCGCAGATCTGGTTCGCTTTCTACAGCGGCTTCACTGCCCAG CCTCTGTATGAAGGCTGGTTCCTGGTGCTCTTCAACCTGCTGTACACCTCCCTCCCGGTTCTGTACATCGGGCTCTTCGAGCAG gacgTGAGCGCCGAGCAGAGCCTGGAGCTGCCTGAGCTGTACAGCGCGGGCCAGAAGGATGAGCTCTTCAACTACTGGGTCTTCCTCCAAGCCCTTGCCCATGGCACGGCCACCTCCCTGGTCAACTTCTTCATGACCCTGTGGGTCAGCCACGACATGTCTGAGCCCTTCAGTGACTATCAGTCTTTTGCCGTGGTCGTGGCCCTGTCGGGCCTGCTGTCCATCACCATGGAG GTCATCCTCATCACTAGGCACTGGACGGTcttgtttatgctggccatttTCTTCAGCCTCTGCTTCTACGTGGTCATAACTTGGGCTAGCCAGAGCTTCTGGCTCTTCAGCATCGCCCCCAGGAACTTCCCTTTCCTGT ATGCTGACCGAAATGTGCTGTCCCACCCCTCCATCCTGCTGGTGGTCCTGCTGAATGTGTGTTTAAACACCCTGCCTGTCCTGGCCTTGCGTGTCAGTTACCAAGCTTTTAAGAAGAAACACCCCAAG gaggagaagaaggaggctCCGGCTGAGGGCATCGCTGTGGAGTCCCTGCCCTCGCTACGCCGGGAGTCACGTGCCCGGCGCTCCAGCTATGCCTTCTCCCACCGGGAAGGCTATGCAGACCTTATCACACAGGGCACGATCCTGCAGAGGTCACCAGGGGTCAACGGCGACACACTGGCTGATCACTCAGTCCCATCTGATGAAGAACTGGCCCCGAGCATCAAGGAGTCACCCTGGTACCAGAGGAGCCTGTCATTCCCAGGCAAGAAGAGGCACCAGCACCAGGGGAAGGCGTCCTCTGAGGACGTGCGGCCCGCTCCTCCATGA
- the ATP8B3 gene encoding phospholipid-transporting ATPase IK isoform X2 has product MRPGMGDTPGRGRAQRSPTSMGSLAYREDLEKEKNSAFTWEVKANNRTYNDQFKEKAFLCWQRKKYKDNTIHTAKYNFFSFLPLNLYEQFHRMSNLYFLFIIILQGVPEISTLPWFTLFTPFVCLLVIRATRDLVDDIGRHRSDRTVNNRPCQVLVGKSFLWKKWRDLCVGDLVRLHKDNIVPADVLLLASTEPSSLCYVETADIDGETNLKFRQAPMAMHRELTSVRKMASFQGKVVCEEPNSRMHHFMGHLKWEGKKYSLDSGNILLRGCKIRNTDTCYGMVIYAGFDTKIMRNCGKIHLKRTKIDRLMNRLVILIFVFLVLISMALTLGFWDKVTEFKAKHHYVAGKHVHSVTTESFLIFCGFLILLSVMVPMSAFFTAEFIHLGNSIFINWDVQMYYEPQDMPAKARNTSLNDQLGQVEYVFSDKTGTLTQNIMTFRKCCINGIVYGPDEEEALPKESPYLWNKFADGKLLFQNARLLGAVHSNEDRTVQEFWRLLAICHTVMAQKKDNQLLYQAASPDEEALVTAARNFGYVFLERTQDSITVVELGEERVYQVLAMMDFNSVRKRMSVLVRNPEGSIHLYTKGADTVLFDRLYKKGLKEWTTEEALTSFAKQTLRTLCLAYRQVGEDMYEEWRQRHQEASVLLQNRAHALHQVYEEMEQDLQLLGATAIEDRLQDGVLETIQCLKQGNIKVWILTGDKPETVVNIGFACRLLSEDMLILEEKEIAQVLEACWESNNNVLSGKGSLKSQLLPQGKTAMVISGEFLDQLLLSLSKEPRPLAQTVNMDVEESWQQPGEQRTDCLQARRISLVWQTLGTWLRSIGLVPQNKESSTCESPRVRRERAFVELASRCQAVICCRMTPRQKALVVALVKKYQNVVTLAIGDGANDVNMIKTADIGVGLVGKEGMQAVQNSDYMLAQFCFLRRLLLVHGRWSYMRVCKFLRYFIYKTLASMMAQIWFAFYSGFTAQPLYEGWFLVLFNLLYTSLPVLYIGLFEQDVSAEQSLELPELYSAGQKDELFNYWVFLQALAHGTATSLVNFFMTLWVSHDMSEPFSDYQSFAVVVALSGLLSITMEVILITRHWTVLFMLAIFFSLCFYVVITWASQSFWLFSIAPRNFPFLYADRNVLSHPSILLVVLLNVCLNTLPVLALRVSYQAFKKKHPKEEKKEAPAEGIAVESLPSLRRESRARRSSYAFSHREGYADLITQGTILQRSPGVNGDTLADHSVPSDEELAPSIKESPWYQRSLSFPGKKRHQHQGKASSEDVRPAPP; this is encoded by the exons CCCGACCAGCATGGGCAGTCTGGCCTACAGAGAGGACCTTGAGAAGGAAAAGAACTCAG CGTTCACCTGGGAGGTGAAGGCCAACAACCGGACTTACAATGACCAGTTCAAGGAGAAGGCCTTCCTGTGTTGGCAGAGGAAGAAGTACAAG GACAACACCATCCACACGGCCAAGTACAacttcttctccttcctgcccttaAATCTGTATGAGCAGTTCCACCGAATGTCCAACCTCTACTTCCTTTTTATCATCATCCTCCAG GGCGTCCCTGAGATCTCCACACTGCCCTGGTTCACCCTCTTCACTCCATTCGTCTGCCTCCTTGTCATCCGGGCTACCCGAGACCTGGTGGATGACATC GGACGACACAGGAGTGACAGGACCGTCAACAACAGGCCCTGCCAGGTGCTGGTGGGGAAGAG CTTTCTGTGGAAAAAATGGAGGGACCTGTGTGTGGGGGACCTCGTTCGTCTGCACAAAGACAACATTGTCCCG gccgaTGTGCTCTTGCTGGCCAGCACGGAGCCCAGCAGCTTGTGCTACGTGGAGACAGCCGACATTGATGG GGAGACCAACTTGAAGTTCAGGCAGGCCCCGATGGCCATGCACCGTGAGCTGACCAGCGTGAGGAAGATGGCTTCCTTTCAAG GCAAGGTGGTGTGTGAAGAACCCAATAGTCGAATGCACCACTTTATGGGACACTTGAAGTGGGAGGGCAAGAAATACTCCCTGGACAGTGGCAACATCCTGCTACGTGGCTGCAAGATCCGGAACACAGACACCTGCTACGGAATGGTCATCTATGCCG GTTTTGACACGAAGATCATGAGGAACTGTGGCAAGATCCATCTGAAGAGAACCAAGATAGATCGTCTGATGAACAGGCTGGTGATCCTG ATCTTCGTGTTCCTGGTGCTGATCTCTATGGCTTTGACCTTGGGCTTCTGGGACAAGGTGACAGAATTTAAGGCCAAGCACCACTATGTGGCTGGGAAGCACGTGCACAGTGTGACCACCGAGTCTTTCCTCATCTTCTGCGGCTTCCTCATCCTGCTCAGCGTCATGGTGCCCATGTCCGCGTTCTTCAC AGCTGAATTCATCCATCTGGGGAACAGCATTTTCATCAACTGGGATGTGCAGATGTACTACGAGCCCCAGGACATGCCCGCCAAAGCCCGCAACACCAGCCTCAACGACCAGCTGGGCCAGGTGGAGTACGTCTTCTCCGACAAGACAGGCACGCTCACACAGAACATCATGACCTTCAGGAAGTGCTGCATCAACGGCATCGTCTACG GCCCAGACGAGGAGGAGGCCCTACCTAAG GAGAGCCCCTACCTCTGGAACAAATTTGCCGATGGGAAGCTGCTCTTCCAAAATGCGAGGCTCCTGGGTGCGGTGCACAGCAACGAGGACAGGACGGTGCAGGAGTTCTGGCGCCTGCTGGCCATCTGCCACACGGTGATGGCACAGAAGAAAGACA ACCAGCTGTTGTACCAGGCAGCTTCCCCTGATGAGGAGGCGCTGGTCACAGCAGCCCGGAATTTCGGCTATGTGTTCCTGGAGCGCACGCAGGACAGCATCAcagtggtggagctgggggaggagcgGGTATACCAGGTCCTGGCCATGATGGACTTCAACAGCGTCCGAAAGCGGATGTCCGTGCTGG TCCGAAACCCCGAGGGCTCCATCCACCTCTACACCAAAGGCGCAGACACTGTCCTCTTTGATCGCTTGTATAAGAAAGGCTTGAAAGAGTGGACCACGGAAGAGGCCTTGACG TCCTTTGCCAAGCAGACCCTGCGCACGCTGTGCCTGGCCTACAGACAGGTGGGTGAGGACATGTACGAGGAGTGGCGCCAGCGGCACCAAGAGGCCAGCGTCCTTCTTCAGAACCGGGCCCACGCCCTGCACCAGGTGTATGAGGAGATGGAGCAGGACCTCCAG CTGCTGGGAGCCACAGCCATTGAGGATAGGCTCCAGGACGGCGTCCTGGAAACCATCCAGTGTCTCAAGCAAGGGAACATCAAAGTGTGGATACTCACAGGGGACAAGCCAG AGACGGTGGTGAATATCGGCTTTGCCTGCCGGCTGCTGTCCGAGGACATGCTCATTCTGGAGGAGAAGGAGATAGC TCAGGTGCTGGAGGCCTGCTGGGAGAGCAACAACAACGTGCTGAGCGGCAAGGGCTCTCTGAAGAGCCAGCTCCTGCCACAGGGCAAGACGGCCATGGTCATCAGTGGAGAGTTCCTG GACCAGCTGCTGCTCTCTCTGAGCAAGGAGCCCCGGCCGCTGGCCCAAACTGTGAACATGGACGTGGAGGAGTCCTGGCAGCAGCCAGGTGAGCAGAGGACAGACTGCCTGCAGGCCAGGCGCATCTCTCTGGTGTGGCAGACCCTCGGGACCTGGCTGAGAAGCATAGGGTTGGTGCCGCAGAACAAAGAGTCCAGCACCTGTGAGAGCCCCAGGGTGCGACGGGAGCGGGCCTTTGTGGAACTGGCCTCGAGGTGCCAAGCGGTCATCTGCTGCCGGATGACGCCCAGGCAGAAGGCCTTGGTCGTGGCACTGGTCAAGAAATACCAGAACGTGGTGACCTTGGCCATCGGGGATGGTGCCAACGACGTCAACATGATCAAGA CTGCGGACATCGGTGTAGGCCTGGTGGGCAAGGAGGGCATGCAGGCGGTGCAGAACAGCGACTACATGCTGGCCCAGTTCTGCTTCCTGAGGCGGCTGCTGCTGGTGCACGGCCGCTGGTCCTATATGCGAGTCTGCAAGTTCCTGCGCTACTTCATCTACAAGACTCTGGCCAGCATGATGGCGCAGATCTGGTTCGCTTTCTACAGCGGCTTCACTGCCCAG CCTCTGTATGAAGGCTGGTTCCTGGTGCTCTTCAACCTGCTGTACACCTCCCTCCCGGTTCTGTACATCGGGCTCTTCGAGCAG gacgTGAGCGCCGAGCAGAGCCTGGAGCTGCCTGAGCTGTACAGCGCGGGCCAGAAGGATGAGCTCTTCAACTACTGGGTCTTCCTCCAAGCCCTTGCCCATGGCACGGCCACCTCCCTGGTCAACTTCTTCATGACCCTGTGGGTCAGCCACGACATGTCTGAGCCCTTCAGTGACTATCAGTCTTTTGCCGTGGTCGTGGCCCTGTCGGGCCTGCTGTCCATCACCATGGAG GTCATCCTCATCACTAGGCACTGGACGGTcttgtttatgctggccatttTCTTCAGCCTCTGCTTCTACGTGGTCATAACTTGGGCTAGCCAGAGCTTCTGGCTCTTCAGCATCGCCCCCAGGAACTTCCCTTTCCTGT ATGCTGACCGAAATGTGCTGTCCCACCCCTCCATCCTGCTGGTGGTCCTGCTGAATGTGTGTTTAAACACCCTGCCTGTCCTGGCCTTGCGTGTCAGTTACCAAGCTTTTAAGAAGAAACACCCCAAG gaggagaagaaggaggctCCGGCTGAGGGCATCGCTGTGGAGTCCCTGCCCTCGCTACGCCGGGAGTCACGTGCCCGGCGCTCCAGCTATGCCTTCTCCCACCGGGAAGGCTATGCAGACCTTATCACACAGGGCACGATCCTGCAGAGGTCACCAGGGGTCAACGGCGACACACTGGCTGATCACTCAGTCCCATCTGATGAAGAACTGGCCCCGAGCATCAAGGAGTCACCCTGGTACCAGAGGAGCCTGTCATTCCCAGGCAAGAAGAGGCACCAGCACCAGGGGAAGGCGTCCTCTGAGGACGTGCGGCCCGCTCCTCCATGA